cTTCAGTCTCTTGCTTCTgacttcacatggccttcttctcttGTCCTTATGTCTTCTACTGGATGTCTCTTATAGGAACACttatcattggatttagggcccaccaggataatccaggatgatcttaaGATTCTTAAtttaactacatctgcaaagaccctttttccaaataaggtcacattcacaggtcctAGGGGTTAGGACATGGACACATCTTTATGGGGGCCACCATTTAGCCCACTACACCATCAGCCATTTTGGAACTGAAGTGGGTGCACGGGATGAGAAGGAATGAGCTTGTGTTGGGGACCCTCATGGCTTCTGCCCATATCCCTCTTCATGTCCTTTGTAGGCAGCTTCATCTACTCCCATGGCTTCTATACTTGTTGACAGCCAAGTATCCCCAGGTTGGACTCTCCCCCATGTCAGATCTATAACCACCTGCCAACTGGATATCCCCACTTGGATGTCCCACAAGTATCTCAAATTCAACAGGCCTCTAGCGGAATTTATTTGTCCCCAAACCTCTTCTTCCATACTCCACCAAGTGGTCTGAGCCAGAAACCTGGTGCCATCTTTCATCTTTTCCTTCATGTCTGACATTGTCATCAAGCGCTATGGATTCTACCTTCTAAACTTTTCATCCTCATTTTTCATCCTAGTCCACACTTCCATCACCTCTTACCTGGGTAACTGCATCTGCCTCCTAATGGGTCCTGATGAGTCCAGCTAGCCAGGGTGATCTCTCTAAAATGCACATACAATCTCACTCCCTATTTAAGACCCTTGAATGTTTCCCATTGCCCTTAGGATAAAGTCCATAGTACTACTTGACATGGCCTTCAGAAGGCTGCAATTGCCCTGTTCTCCTTGATGGGTTTGCAACCTAGGTGGGTCCAGTCAGAGTGAAGCTCTCTGTCTCAAGTATCTGATAACTGACGGAACTCACTTTCACTTTGTCCAGACATGGATAAGGAAACACACAGCCTCTGGAACTGTGGGCAGCCACCTTGTAACCCCAATGGAAGCCAGCCTTAAGATGAAGATAAAACCATGGAAGGCAGAGTGGAATGGTAGAAAGCAGTCCTTGGTGATTTGACTGAGCTGCTGGATTAAGCTAACCCAagtccccacccccccgcaaCCCCGTATCTGGACTTTTCAGTTGCATGAGCCGATAAATTATCTTATTGTTTAGCCACTTTGATTTACGATTACTTGTGACACAGTCTTACTGATATAAATTCCCTCTATGGTTTGGCCTGTGTCTACCTCTCCAGTCTCCTTTCCCATCACACTTTCCTTTGCAATCTGTGCTCTAGTCTTACTAAACTTCTAGCAGTTCCTTGAATGCACtgcatgcgtgtgcatgtgtgttttatcTCCAAGCCTTTGTCCATGCTATTTGTCTCTCTGTCCACCGCACCCACATTGCCGGCCCTGCCTagccaggttttgttttgtttatcctcCTGGCATCCTTCAGTTCACATGTCACTTCCTCTGAGAAGCCTCCCTGACTCCTAGGCTAGGGTCAGTCCCTTCACTCCTGCATGCATAGAAGCCTGTATTTCCTTTGTAACGTGTATCTCACTTTATGGTGACTCCTTACCATGTGTGTCATGCTGGATTAAAAGCATTCATAAGGGCAGGGGTCACATTTCTCTTGTCCCCCATTTCATCTCCATGCCTAGCATAAAACCTGGTGAGTGAGAGGCATTTAATTTTTGTAGAATGACTGGTAATTATTGTTCAAAGCATCCCTAGGGCTTCTCCAGCAGCCAATGAGTTGAAAGCAGAGGTTGAGGGTAATTaaaggacagagaaaaaaaaatttttttttggccgagctaCGGGgattgagggatcttagttccctgaccagggactgaacctgggcccccagcagtgaaagcgccgagtcctaaccactggactgccagggacttccacccccccccaatttttttttatttttttaatttattttttaaaatttatttatttatttatggctgcgttgggtctttgctgctgtgctcgggctttctctaatcgcattgagcgggggctactcttcgctgcgatacgagggcttcttattgcggtggcttctcttgttgtggagcacgggctctaggtgcacgggcttcagtagttgtggctcgcgggctctaaagcacaggctcagtagttgtggcacatgggcttagttgctccgtggcatgtgggatcttcccagaccagggctcgaacccgtgtcccctgcattggcaggcagattcttaaccgtcTTCCCTGGCCCCTCTTTCCTTTGGCTTTAGGGGAGAGGGGCGGGCAGAGTATGGTGTGCCTGACTTGCTCTGTGGGACACTTGGTCCCCAGGGAATCAGTTGTCTCCCAGTGTCCTCACTGTGTCTTACTCAGCTCTGCCCTCTTCTTCCTCAAAAGCTGAGTGATTTCCCAACCTGAGCTCACAGCAGGCTCTATTCCCCTCTCCTCTTCCGTCCACCTAAAGCACATTCGCACACTGGCAGGATGCCCAAACACACCCATCACTGACTGCGCCCTGGGAGTGTGCTCTGTTCCCATTACCTGGGCTCATGGTGATACCAATTATCATGAGATTATCTGCCCCCTTCCACCCTTGAGCTCTTAGTTTGGACTGTCCCCCATTCACCTGAGACAGTGTAACCAGTCCTCCACCTATGTGGTATCACCAGTTCCCCTGTGACCCGTCCAAGGTACAGTCTGACCCAAACTCTCTCTTGCCTCCATCGAGCCCTTCAAGTTTTTCCCTGATTAAGTCCAGCATTTCTCCATCCTCAGAATACTTAGAATGTCAGAGAGCTAGAGGCGACCTCAGAATCCTGACAATACCCTGGCTCTTGGCTTCGGGCCCAGATTCTTAGGAGTCCTCAGTGGTAGGAATAGGGTCTAAAGTTTctaacattttgctttttaatagcacttttttttctaattacaaagTAATGCATGCATGCTCAAGCAGAAAACTTGGGAAAAGCAGAAAAGTATaagggaatttaaaaaatcaccttaTTTATCCCATTTACCCCCTCAGTggtccagtgcctggaacagattaggtgcttaataaatatttgttgaatgaattatctTTGATCCCATCACCCAGAGATAAAAGCCACAATCACCTTTTGATTGTTTATCCTTCCAGTCATAGATATGTTATACTACCTAAATAAGATCATATTGTACACAGTTTTATGGCCTGCTTTTTTTCTCTCGGCAATATACTATGTGTTTTCCCATATTGATAGCTTTTTTACATCATTAATGCTTTCATATTATTCTTCTAATGGCTGTACCATAATTTTCCCAGCCAATTCTCTACCATTGGGCATTTAAGTGATTTCCAGTTTTCTGTTGTTACAACATTTTGCCACCCATCCTAGTACATATATTTTTGTCCACATATCTATTTTTTAGGAtgcattcctagaagtggaattgctgggttagaAGAGTAGGCACATTTTAAGATATCTCATGCATACTGACAAAATGGCACTGCTAATTTACCCTCCAGGGCTATTGCCAGTTTTCAAAAAGACCTAACTAAGTAAAGAAAATCTGGTACATTTTATCTCTGACTAGGTAACACAGACTCATCAACTCTAAGCTTTTGGCCAGAATTACAGCAATTCCCACCCACCATGTTAGTTATTGACACTTGCTGACCGGAAGCTAACTGGCTATCAGGTTTTGGATCAGTATGGAAAGAGAAAGCGAGTTAGTGACTTAAAACCTATCAACTTTTCCGGGGGCCAAAATATTCAAAACCTGGTGACCCGTGAGGATTCCTAGTCATGAAAGCACTGGGGACAACTGGACCCCGGTGTTTGGCATGGGCCCAGGACAGAATCTTAATTCTACAGGTGGGACACTGCGACCCTGCCAGTGTCTAAACCCCCAACTCTCCTGACTCAAAGTCCACGCTGCCGCCCCAACTTAGTGCTACTCAAAGGAGGGCCACCCACTTGCCCCAACCTGCCCTGCCCCGGAAGGCGCCGCACACCGGCAGCGCCGCCCTGTAGGTGACCTAATGCGGTTCAGCTGGCAGCTGCGCATGCTCCGTCCTGCGCGCAGCCTCCAGGCGCCAGAGGGCGCGCTCCTCTCCAAGGCCCCGCCCCCACGGCCCCGCCCCCGGAGCCGTTGGAATTTGAATCTCCGGCGGGCTGCGGCTGGAAGTGTCGACCCCTCAGTCCAGCATGGAGAGCCCGGGCCCCAGCGCACGGTGCCCGGTGCAAGAGCAGCGTGCCCGTTGGGAGCGGAAACGCGCCTGCACTGCCCGGGAGCTGCTGGAGACCGAGCGGCGCTACCAGGAACAGCTGGGGCTGGTGGCCACGGTGCGGGGCCCGCACACCCTCCCGTAGGGGAGGGAACCCCAGGGTGTGGGAGGGCCCCTACGAGGTCGGTGACCCTGACTGGGGTATCGTGGGTCCTGACCTGGACGCCTGCACGTAGGGAGCTCAGGCCGACTTACAGAGTTTCTAGCGGCGCCTTAGCACTGGCTTCATGTTTCTGCTGACTGCATACCGGTATTCTCTCCTTCCGCAGTACTTCGTGGGGATTCTGAGAGCCAAGGGCACCCTGCGACCACCAGAGCGCCAGGCCCTGTTTGGGCCCTGGGAGCTCATTTACGGCGCCAGCCAGTGAGTAGAAGGGGCGTgggaaaggagaaggagggagagctcTGGCCTCTGGCAGTGCACGGAGCTCAGAGTCGGAGCGACCCCGGTTCACATTCGGAGTCTGCCAGTTACCTCACTTGTGGTCTTGGCCCAGTGCCTTACTCTGCCCCAGTTCTCCACCCGTAAAATGGGGTAATAGCACTACCTCCGGGGCAGGGGTAGGAGAATTAAAAGAGGTGGTGCTTGAGTAGTTCTTGGGCTGCTCTTTTATTGTCCTGACCTACGCAGAGAGCTGCTTCCCTACCTCGAAGGAGGGCGCTGGGGACAGGGGCTGGAGGGCTTCTGCCCCCACCTGGAGCTCTACACCCAATTTGCTGCCAACGCTGAGAGGTCCCGGACCACCCTGCAGGTAACCTGAAGATGACCTCAagtcctccttcccctcttcctccatACATTGCCTCTTCATCTGGAGACCCAAACTTCATTCACACTGTTCCTGCGTTTATAGAGCCCTGTGGGTGCCCAGCTCTGTACAAAGTTCCCTGTAGGGAGACAGGGTTCTCTCAGGAGCACACAGCTTCCTGAGGGCTGGGGATGTGTACACCGAAGAATACAGTAGTAGGAGAGGCTTCTCTCCCTGCTGCCAaccctttccccgtcactctagGAGCaattaaagaagaacaaacgTTTCCGGAGGTTTGTGCGACTTCAGGAAGGTCGCCCTGAGTTTGGGGGCCTTCAGCTCCAGGacctgctccctctgcctctgcagAGGCTCCAGCAGTGAGTGAACTCACCCTGACTCAGCCAACTTCTCTTAGAATTCTGAGTCTGTATGATTGCTGCTCTCAGCTTTGTGGGATTCCATGGGATCTGTCCCACTGTGTCTCTCCTGTGACAAATTGCTCCCAAAAACTTTTTGCAAGAGTAAATGTGAACCCACTGGAGTACCCGGGCTGTGCAGCCTCAGGCCCTTAGCTGGGATTGTGGAACACAATACACTGAAGTGAGGGGCCTGTAATACGGCTAGCAACAGGGTTTCTGGAGATGAAAGGCTTGCCTAGCTTAGAATTTGTCCCTGCGGATGAGTTAAGAACTTACAGTCAGTTGTCTGTAGCATCCTCCTTAAGTTGATTAACTTTCACCTTGGGATCTGGCCTCCTGAACCTTGGTCAGTCTGCCCCTCTGACTCttcaatgtggaatggaagagggCCATGTGGTGTGAACCCAGGTTCTGAGTCTCAGATGAAAGAGGGGGATAAAATAGCCACAAGCAGGTCTTTCCTGGCTTTGCAACTGAAGTTTGTATAGGGGGTGATCTGTGTGTCAGGCAGAGGAAACTCTGCCCAGCTCTACTTCCCCTCATAACTTCCAACTGTCTAATTCCAGGTATGAGAATCTTGCCATTGCTTTGGCTGAAAACACAGGTCCCAACAGCCCTGACCATGAACAGCTCACAAGTATGTTTTTGCTCCTCCACAGCAGTCCTTGGAGACTGCTTCTCTTGTATCCATTTCTGGTTCTGACCTCCAACAATGTCTGATATGCCACTGTCTTCCAATGACTTGTATACAATGTCCCTGTTGCCCTGCGTACTCTTCAAGAAGTTAGACTCTGACCCTGGTCCTCTCTGGAATAGCCTGTCTTTCACCACCACCATTCACCCAAAGTCAAAGTTGTGCTGGGAGTAGGGCATGGAATATTATTGCAGGGGCTGCCCGGCGGATAAGTGAGACTGCCCAGAGAGTCCACACCATCAGTCAGAAACAGAAGAATGACCAGCACCTCCAGCGTGTCCAGGCTCTGCTCAGTGGACGGCAGGCAAAGGGGCTTGTCTCAGGTAGTCTGTGTGCTTCCCCATAATCCTCAAACTGCCCttttcccacccccccatcctctCTTTTGCCAGCACATACCCCCCATTTCCTCAGCCTCCCTTTCCTTCTATTCCGTGCATCATGGTCCTGAAGCTGCATCAGAATAACAGCTCTCCCATCCCCCAGGTCGCTGGTTCCTACGCCAGGGTTGGCTGCTGGTGGTGCCTCCCCGAGGGGAGCCTCGGCCCCGAatgttcttcctcttctctgatGCACTCCTCATGGCCAAGCCTCGACCTCCATTGCATCTGCTGCAGAGTGGCACCTTTGCTTGCCAGGCCCTCTACCCCATGGCCGAGTGTCAACTCCACAGGGTCTTTGGCCACTCAGGAGGCCCCTGTGGTGGACTGCTCAGTGTAAGTAACAGGCGAGAGCCCTAGGTGAGGTAGGAGAGGCCCAAAATATACCTCAAGTGCCTGTGCACCATTCATCTCCTAGGCCTGGGCCCCCCTCACAGGAACTGAGCCACCTACATTGAGAGCATAGTAGGGCTTGGGGTTCATAGCTGGTTCTCACTTCAGCCCTAAATTACCTCAATGGAAACAGCAGGGCCTTTAGCTTAAGGCTGGACCTTTCTGAGCCATATGCTAAGAGGTGGTCTCTCCCTAGCTGTCCTTTCCCCACGAGAAGCTACTGCTTATGTCCACAGACCAGGAGGAGCTGTCGCACTGGCACCACAGTCTGACTTTGGCCAGCAGGTAAGTTACTGTCCCTCAGGAATAGTGCTGTGGTGAGGCCCACGAGCTGGAGGCAGCAGTCTGGAGCCTCTCTCACGTCTGGAGCtcacccccacctcaccccactcccCCATGCAACACCCTGGGTGGTTTCGTCAGAATAGCGTGCTCATGCCAGTGCCTGAACTGTCTTCTCTCCACAGCAGCCAGAAGAACTAGAGGAATCTTACAAATTCGAGTCCAGGATACCTCAGGGAGAGGTCAGAGTCGGGAGTACAAAGGAATCTTCTTCAGTACTAACAAAACACAGACTCTTCATGGTTTGAGAAGGGTCATTCTGTGTTTGCGTGAGACCGAGACACGCCATGTCATTTGACCAGCTCTTAAGAATCAGGACACCAAACCTGACCCAACTGAACCTCAGCTGAACCAGCTATTTTTATGTTGTATGTagtttctataatttattttcccacaggaTTTTagtaaagttttttcttttttggagaagCCTTTTTATCTCAGCTATGCAATATGAGAAAAGGGATTTTTGTGCCCTGAAGGCTGGCATGACGGTGGCCTCAGGAATACAAAGAGAAGGACTGGAGCTCCCTCTGTCTTCTCAGCTCCTGCACTGGAAGACAGCCTCTTTATGTCCTAATAAGGGAAGCTTTTCAAGAAGGCCCGGTTGTTTTTAGGCACCTagtatgggggtgtgtgtgtgtgtgtgtgtgtgtgtgaccagcTGGAATGGAAAAAGCACACAGGAGCATCCAGTCACAAAAACAGACTCTGTTTTACTAAACTGTCAGCTGTTGTCCCGCCTTCCCGGTGGGGGCGGTGACTGGGGCCCTTTGCTGCAGCCTTCCGGCATCTTCTCCTTAGCCCCTGCTCCATTTCCCTGGGAGTAGCTAGCTTCCTCGTCCCTGTGCTCCAGTTTAGGGGCTCCTCCCAGGCCTGACTGTCACCAgcctcttcctcgtcctcctctaTACATAAGTCCTCAGGAAAGGGTGTGCTGGCCTCTGCAAAGAGGAAGATCAGGCATGTTCCAGTTTCAGAGGCTTTGTCTCTACCTCCACCAGACTCTCACCTCCCAACCCTGTACCTGGTTCTGGAACCTCCACACCCTTGTTTGGTTTGCTCTCTTGTAGCAGCTGGTGGATGGCCTGTAGCTTCATGTGCAAAAGCTCCTGCTGGGCTCCAGCCAGGGTAGTCACACTGCAGATATGTCCACTCAGAGGCTGCCCAATCTCTGTGCCCACCTCTCACACCTACCACAAGTTCCCCTGGCCACAGGGTCATTGCTCTCCTTACCGCTCAAAAAGGGGCTCCAGCTGGGCCATCAGACTGTTCAGGTGTTGTTCTGTCTGGGCCAGCTGTTGTGTCAGCTGGGCCAGCTGTTGCTCTGGGGGtaagggagaaaaggagagcaATGGTTACCTACCTTCTGCTGTCCCTTAATCCCCCCCAAGTACAGACTTCTGCAAAACCCACCTGACTGCAGTGAATCCTTCTTGCCTGCCTCCTCTTGGAGAAAAGTAGCCTCATCTTTCCCCTGCTGTGGAAAAAGGCAAGGGCAACGAGGTTCTCAATAACCTcagtcctggggcttccctggtggcgcagtggttaggaatccgcctgctagtgcaggggacacgggttcgagccctggtccggaaagatcccacatgccacggagcaactaagcccgtgcgccacaactactgagcctgcactctggagcccgtgagccacaactactgagcccacgtgccacaactactgaaggctgggcacctagagcctgtgctctgcaacaagaagccaccacagtgagaagcccgcgcaccacaacaaagagcagcccccgcttgccgcaaccagagaaggcccacgtgcagtaacgaagacccaatgcagccaaaaataaaataaataaatttataaaaaataagtaaataaataacctcAGTCTCCAAAgccagaaagaggaggaggacaaTTTCAGGTAGACAAAGCTAGCGGGGTTTTACCTCAGAGAATCACAATCACATCTAGTCCAGCTCCTCACCCAGGACAGGAAGCAACATGTCAGTATGCCCCACACGTGGTTGTTTAGTCTACTGAAACACCTCCAGGAAGGAGCAGCTGTCATCAGTTTGATAACGTTCTGGTCGTTAGTTTATACACAAAGCCAGAAACTGTCCTGCGTGTATCTTCTTTTCATGGTACTGATCagagcgttccaaaatcaaatctTTTCAACGTGATAGCCCCTTAGGAATTTGAAGAAATTGGTCATTCCCCCCCGTCTTCTCTGGTTTAATAGTGCCAGTCTTTTGCAGTCAGTGCTCATTTGACACggttttctttggttgctttacTCTGGTTTGTTTTAAGAGCATGTACTGCTCTTAAAACAGTGCCCTCAAGAGAGTAAAATTCTCCAGGAGTGTTCTGATCAGAAGATAAAGCACAATACCTCGTTCCTAGCATTGATTTGGGAAGTGGGTTATCACATCACACAACTGAACTTTGTCAACTAATAAACTGCTGCCAAATTATGTTTCTTTCAGACTATACTTGGGTCCAAGAATAGAATTTATTATCTCTCCTTGTAAAATTTCATCATTAAATTCAGTCCCTCATTCTAGCCTGTCAAGTCTATTTTGGATCACGATTAGCCATCCCTCCTAGTTTCATATCATTTCCAAATTGGCTCAGCCCTCTATTTTCCAATGCAAGTAAGTGATAGGGCCAGGGCTTAAGGGAGAGCCCTGGGAGGTACTACTTTCTATTTCAACAGTTTCAATCAACCACAATATACTGTCAGTTCACATTGCAGGGCCTCCTTCCCAAGGAGAACTTGAGACTGCTTGTTACCTCGAACTCCAAAAGCACTTTGGCTACAGCAATCAACTGCTCGTGCCAAGGTTGGAATCTCACCGGGAACTGCACTTACTGTAGTATGGACAtttgctgggttcaaatcccagctccaccagttACTAGCTCTGGGTGGTCTTGAGCAAGTGACTAAACCTCTTCACTGGattgttgggagaattaaatgtgatgatcattatttatttacaatttacCAAGGGTCCTTCACAGCCACCACCACGCTGGATGCTCAAAATAACCCCATAATCTTAGAAAGC
The window above is part of the Eubalaena glacialis isolate mEubGla1 chromosome 9, mEubGla1.1.hap2.+ XY, whole genome shotgun sequence genome. Proteins encoded here:
- the CCDC107 gene encoding coiled-coil domain-containing protein 107 isoform X2, whose protein sequence is MASVLSLVGSLGLLLVSALPEVLGDRPSPDRRAHPGDAAQVGPGATETRRRPPPPPKNQRERAWAGALPLGALYTAAAVAFVLYKCLQGKDEATFLQEEAGKKDSLQSEQQLAQLTQQLAQTEQHLNSLMAQLEPLFERVTTLAGAQQELLHMKLQAIHQLLQESKPNKGVEVPEPEASTPFPEDLCIEEDEEEAGDSQAWEEPLNWSTGTRKLATPREMEQGLRRRCRKAAAKGPSHRPHREGGTTADSLVKQSLFL
- the CCDC107 gene encoding coiled-coil domain-containing protein 107 isoform X1 gives rise to the protein MASVLSLVGSLGLLLVSALPEVLGDRPSPDRRAHPGDAAQVGPGATETRRRPPPPPKNQRERAWAGALPLGALYTAAAVAFVLYKCLQQGKDEATFLQEEAGKKDSLQSEQQLAQLTQQLAQTEQHLNSLMAQLEPLFERVTTLAGAQQELLHMKLQAIHQLLQESKPNKGVEVPEPEASTPFPEDLCIEEDEEEAGDSQAWEEPLNWSTGTRKLATPREMEQGLRRRCRKAAAKGPSHRPHREGGTTADSLVKQSLFL
- the ARHGEF39 gene encoding rho guanine nucleotide exchange factor 39, yielding MESPGPSARCPVQEQRARWERKRACTARELLETERRYQEQLGLVATYFVGILRAKGTLRPPERQALFGPWELIYGASQELLPYLEGGRWGQGLEGFCPHLELYTQFAANAERSRTTLQEQLKKNKRFRRFVRLQEGRPEFGGLQLQDLLPLPLQRLQQYENLAIALAENTGPNSPDHEQLTRAARRISETAQRVHTISQKQKNDQHLQRVQALLSGRQAKGLVSGRWFLRQGWLLVVPPRGEPRPRMFFLFSDALLMAKPRPPLHLLQSGTFACQALYPMAECQLHRVFGHSGGPCGGLLSLSFPHEKLLLMSTDQEELSHWHHSLTLASSSQKN